From Musa acuminata AAA Group cultivar baxijiao chromosome BXJ3-8, Cavendish_Baxijiao_AAA, whole genome shotgun sequence, one genomic window encodes:
- the LOC135645483 gene encoding stearoyl-[acyl-carrier-protein] 9-desaturase, chloroplastic-like translates to MASRVAFRPEPILCFSPARSKRNARSSRVSMASTIRSSSATKVETPRKPFTPPREVHVQVTHSMPPQKIEIFKSLEDWAENNILVHLKPVEKCWQPQDFLPDPSSESFYEEVKELGERSKEIPDDYFVCLVGDMITEEALPTYQTMLNTLDGVRDETGASLTSWAIWTRAWTAEENRHGDLLNKYLYLSGRVDMRQIEKTIQYLIGSGMDPRTENNPYLGFIYTSFQERATFISHGNTARLAKEHGDLKLAQICGIIASDEKRHETAYTKIVEKLFEIDPDGTVLAFADMMKKKISMPAHLMYDGRDDNLFEHFSAVAQRLGIYTAKDYADILEFLVTRWKVGELTGLSGEGNKAQDFVCTLAPRIRRLEERAQGRAKKAPAIPFSWIYDREVQL, encoded by the exons ATGGCTTCTCGAGTGGCGTTCCGGCCGGAGCCTATCCTCTGCTTCTCTCCCGCGAGGAGCAAAAGGAATGCCAGATCTTCCAGGGTCTCCATGGCCTCGACCATTCGCTCCTCCTCCGCCACCAA GGTTGAGACTCCAAGAAAGCCCTTCACTCCTCCTCGTGAGGTACATGTCCAAGTCACTCATTCCATGCCACCTCAGAAGATCGAGATTTTTAAATCATTAGAGGATTGGGCAGAAAATAATATACTGGTGCATCTGAAGCCTGTCGAGAAGTGTTGGCAACCACAGGATTTTCTTCCTGATCCTTCATCGGAGAGTTTTTATGAGGAGGTTAAGGAATTGGGTGAGCGGTCTAAGGAGATCCCTGATGATTATTTTGTTTGCTTGGTTGGAGACATGATCACTGAAGAAGCTCTTCCTACATACCAAACAATGCTAAACACTCTCGATGGTGTCAGAGATGAGACAGGAGCAAGTCTTACGTCTTGGGCTATCTGGACTAGGGCTTGGACTGCGGAGGAGAACAGACATGGAGATCTTCTCAACAAGTATCTGTACCTGTCTGGAAGAGTGGACATGAGACAAATTGAGAAGACAATTCAGTATCTTATTGGTTCAGGAATG GATCCTAGGACGGAGAACAATCCATATCTTGGTTTTATTTATACCTCGTTTCAGGAGCGGGCAACCTTCATATCCCATGGGAACACTGCCCGGCTTGCCAAGGAGCATGGTGATCTCAAATTGGCACAGATATGTGGAATCATTGCATCTGATGAGAAGCGCCATGAGACTGCATACACTAAGATAGTGGAGAAATTGTTTGAGATAGACCCAGATGGCACTGTTCTTGCATTTGCCGACATGATGAAGAAGAAAATCTCAATGCCTGCTCATCTGATGTACGATGGTCGTGACGATAACCTCTTTGAGCATTTTTCGGCAGTTGCCCAGCGGCTGGGCATCTACACGGCCAAGGACTATGCCGACATACTGGAGTTCCTTGTCACAAGGTGGAAAGTAGGTGAGCTAACTGGCCTCTCTGGTGAAGGGAATAAAGCCCAGGACTTTGTCTGCACTTTAGCTCCGAGGATCCGGAGGCTTGAAGAAAGAGCACAAGGGAGGGCCAAGAAAGCACCGGCCATACCTTTCAGTTGGATCTATGACAGGGAAGTGCAGCTATGA